AGCGGTGTTGCTCGCCTTGAATGCGCTCTGCTCCGGCAAAGAGGTGATCGTTTCCCGGGGTCAACTGATCGAGATCGGCGGGTCATTCAGGCTGCCGGATGTGATGAAAAAAAGCGGCGCCATCATGAGAGAGGTGGGCACGACCAATAAAACTCGGCTTAAAGATTACCAGCAGGCGATCACCGAAAACACCGGTGCACTGTTTGTCGCCCACACTTCAAATTACCGGGTGTTGGGATTCACTGAGGAGGCTGAACTGGCGGAGCTGGCATCGATGGCGCACGCCCAGGGCTTTCCGCTCATCCACGATCTAGGCGGAGGAGTGCTGCTCGATCTGCAGCGTTACCGGCTTCCTTATGAGCCCCTGGTGCAGGACAGCCTGGCTGCAGGAACAGATGTGGTCACATTTAGCGGCGACAAGGTGCTGGGCGGTCCTCAGGCAGGCCTTATTGTGGGCAAGCGCACATATATCGAACAAATTCATCAAAACCCGATCATGCGCGCCGTTCGCTGCGATAAACTGGTCTTTGCCGCTATGGAAGCCACCTTGCGGCTCTATTTCAATCCGGAGACCGTTGCGGAAGAGAACCGCACTCTGTTTATGATCAGTGAACCCGTGGAGCAGGTGCAAAAACGAGCGCAAACCCTGCTCCACGCTCTGGGCGGAGCTGCACAAAGGCTATGGTCCGCGGATGCCAAGGGGACCTTCGGCCAGATCGGCAGCGGTGCGCTTCCTCTGGAAAAAATCTCCAGCTGGGCTGTCGTTTTAACCCCGCCGGCACGCAAGGCAGGCAAACTGGCGCAATTGCTGCGCGAGTGTACGCCGGGAATTGTCGGCTACGTACAGGATGATCGAGTGTTTCTCGATATGCGCACGGTCAGTGATGAAGAGGCTCAGAGCATGGCGGGTGTTATTAACCAGCTGGCCGAAAGCCTCACCCAGCGGTGAACAGGTGTTTTAGCTCAAATATTTTTTCCGCAATGCCACTTTGTCGATTTTACCGACACTAGTTTTCTCCAGGGAAGGCACCACTTTGCTCTTGATCAGCAGCGCTTCGCGTACTAAAATCCCCTGATCCACATATTTTTTAACATGCAAAGCCAATTCTCGGTCCGCGGCCTGCGCCTCGGGCTTGAGCACAATCAGCGCCAATGGTATCTCCCCCCAATTCAAGTCCGCCTGGCCGATGACCGCCGCCTCAGCCACAGCTGGATGGGCGCAGAGAATGTCTTCCATCTCCAGAGAGGAGAGCCATTCGCCTCCGATTTTAATAACATCCTTGATGCGGTCGGTGATGCGGATTGAACCGATGGCATTCCACGAAGCCACATCTTGCGTATGCAGCCATCCGTTTGCCCATAACTTTTCAGAATTTTTACTGTCCTTCAGGTACCCTGGCGTCAGCCAGGGCGTGCGCACAACGATTTCGCCGCAAGTCTTGTCATCCTTGGGGACCAGTTCGCCTTTTTCATTGACCACCTGCAGGCGAACCAGGGCAGCAGGAGAACCGGTGCGGGAGCGCAATTCCGCCTGACCTTCCAGATCTAATTGCGCTTGAGCGGCGGTGATCTGAGCCAAACACAGCACCGGACAGGTTTCGGACAGCCCATATCCGGCGAACACATCGATGCCGCGCCGCAGTGCGGCCAAGGCGAGGGATTTCGGTAGTGCAGCGCCGCCGATAACCACCTTCCATCTGCTCAGATCCACCTCCTTGGCCAAAGGATCCTTGAGGAGCATGTTCAGGATGGTCGGCACACAATGGCTGAAGGTGACCTTTTCCACTGCCAGCAGTTTAAGCAGCATGTCCGGCGCATAACGTCCGGGATAGACCTGTTTGACTCCCAGCATCGTGGCGATGTAGGGCAGCCCCCACGCATGCACATGAAACATGGGTGTCAGAGGCATGTACACATCTTCGCGATGGAACCGACAGGTCAAGGCGGTCGAACTCAGCGACGCTGTGGTGGCAAGGGTATGCAATACCAATTGACGGTGGCTGAAGAAGACCCCCTTAGGCAGGCCGGTGGTGCCGGTGGTGTAAAAAGTAGTCGCCCGAGTGTTCTCATCAAATTCAGGAAACTCCTCCAGAGGTTCAGAATTTGCCAGCAGATGCTCATATTCCTCCACAAACGAAATGGAGCAGGCTGGGGTAGTCTCGGCGTCATTAATCAGAACAAATTGTTTGACGTTATCGATCCGGCCTTTAATCTGCTCCAACAGCGGTAAAAACTCGGCATTAACCAGGATGATATCATCCTCAGCATGATCGATAGTATAGATCAGTTGCTCCAGACTCAACCGCACATTGATGGTGTGCAACACTGCACCGATCATGGGCACGGCATAGTAAGCTTCCAGGTACCGATGGCTGTCCCAATCCATGACTGCCACAGTGTCGCCGGTCTTGATGCCCAGAGAGATCAATCCGGCAGCCAGACGCCGCACTCGGTCCTGGAACTGCCGGTAGGTGAACCGATA
This region of bacterium genomic DNA includes:
- the selA gene encoding L-seryl-tRNA(Sec) selenium transferase, translating into AVLLALNALCSGKEVIVSRGQLIEIGGSFRLPDVMKKSGAIMREVGTTNKTRLKDYQQAITENTGALFVAHTSNYRVLGFTEEAELAELASMAHAQGFPLIHDLGGGVLLDLQRYRLPYEPLVQDSLAAGTDVVTFSGDKVLGGPQAGLIVGKRTYIEQIHQNPIMRAVRCDKLVFAAMEATLRLYFNPETVAEENRTLFMISEPVEQVQKRAQTLLHALGGAAQRLWSADAKGTFGQIGSGALPLEKISSWAVVLTPPARKAGKLAQLLRECTPGIVGYVQDDRVFLDMRTVSDEEAQSMAGVINQLAESLTQR
- a CDS encoding fatty acid--CoA ligase → MSQPIRQTWLAYDYPLLIKQLFLAPVIEQPDQEIVYRDKYRFTYRQFQDRVRRLAAGLISLGIKTGDTVAVMDWDSHRYLEAYYAVPMIGAVLHTINVRLSLEQLIYTIDHAEDDIILVNAEFLPLLEQIKGRIDNVKQFVLINDAETTPACSISFVEEYEHLLANSEPLEEFPEFDENTRATTFYTTGTTGLPKGVFFSHRQLVLHTLATTASLSSTALTCRFHREDVYMPLTPMFHVHAWGLPYIATMLGVKQVYPGRYAPDMLLKLLAVEKVTFSHCVPTILNMLLKDPLAKEVDLSRWKVVIGGAALPKSLALAALRRGIDVFAGYGLSETCPVLCLAQITAAQAQLDLEGQAELRSRTGSPAALVRLQVVNEKGELVPKDDKTCGEIVVRTPWLTPGYLKDSKNSEKLWANGWLHTQDVASWNAIGSIRITDRIKDVIKIGGEWLSSLEMEDILCAHPAVAEAAVIGQADLNWGEIPLALIVLKPEAQAADRELALHVKKYVDQGILVREALLIKSKVVPSLEKTSVGKIDKVALRKKYLS